A section of the Piliocolobus tephrosceles isolate RC106 chromosome 14, ASM277652v3, whole genome shotgun sequence genome encodes:
- the C14H9orf153 gene encoding uncharacterized protein C9orf153 homolog isoform X2, translated as MFLTGDTSSAEDDRGAALPQCSLPELYACIENFNKESKKSNLLKMHGISLNEAQEVLAKNLNVTSFTRGTDVRRDLQPVIRCTVVKNEKKQASMTELLHCSLLAGSLSPVQRLSRSRQRLSQYGISPPKRTFPYEILTEHSNALAQVTVQKKVPSAKILCSLGISSTTPEKFVFEDKLRRYFLVDPGKQFMDLRDLEWRYFKGLAKWRHTTAVSFTDVKYNTEKRFVESQDMPDVIFPPIVRKSLVIYPRIDYQNEGSYSLKLNM; from the exons CTGCCAGAATTATATGCATGTATTGAGAATTTTAATAAGGAGAGCAAGAAATCAAATCTTCTAAAAATGCATGGTATTTCACTTAATGAAGCACAGGAAGTACTTGCTAAAAACCTGAATGTCACGTCATTCACCAGGGGCACTGATGTGAGAAGAGATCTCCAACCTGTTATCAGGTGCACAGTGGTTAAAAATGAGAAGAAGCAAGCATCCATGACTGAGCTCCTCCACTGCAGCTTACTGGCGGGCTCTCTCTCTCCAGTGCAGAGGCTCTCCAGGTCCCGGCAGAGGCTGTCACAGTATGGGATCTCCCCTCCCAAGCGCACTTTTCCTTATGAAATTCTCACTGAGCACTCAAATGCCTTGGCGCAAGTTACCGTACAGAAGAAGGTTCCAAGCGCCAAAATCTTATGCAGCCTAGGCATTTCCAGTACCACCCCGGAAAAGTTCGTTTTTGAAGATAAACTTCGTAGATACTTCTTAGTTGACCCAG GAAAACAGTTCATGGATCTAAGGGATCTGGAATGGAGATATTTTAAGGGGCTTGCGAAGTGGAGGCACACTACTGCGGTTTCCTTCACAGATGTAAAATACAACACTGAGAAGAGATTTGTAGAGAGCCAGGACATGCCTGATGTTATTTTTCCCCCTATAGTTCGCAAGTCTTTGGTCATTTATCCTCGAATTGATTATCAAAATGAAGGAAGTTATTCTCTTAAATTGAATATGTAG